A region of Hydrogenimonas cancrithermarum DNA encodes the following proteins:
- a CDS encoding DUF2905 domain-containing protein: MHDAGRYIIGLGIVLILFGLFVTVVGKLPGDIVVRRENFTFYFPITTSILFSILLSLMFYLFSKFF; the protein is encoded by the coding sequence GTGCATGATGCAGGACGTTATATCATAGGATTGGGTATCGTCCTGATCCTTTTTGGACTTTTTGTCACAGTCGTCGGTAAGTTGCCCGGCGATATCGTGGTACGGAGAGAGAACTTCACGTTCTACTTTCCGATCACCACTTCCATTCTCTTCTCTATCCTTCTTTCCCTGATGTTTTACCTTTTCTCCAAGTTTTTTTAG
- a CDS encoding efflux RND transporter periplasmic adaptor subunit: MKKIALLIALFAAALSGAELTLTGSVVSDNQKMMTSRYMGFVKKVYVVEGQRVKKGQLLYTIDSKEIDSAKSQVELAISQAELALQMNRNQYNNILTNLARHERLFKKGMVSKYELENLQLAAENTKAMIEIAEKQVEQARAKLKEVLSQYKYLEVRAPNNGVVVEKRINAGEMAMPGMPAIVLTDLSRLKIMTEISESNLKDVKVGEKVLVEIPSIGYEKEGRVYAIIPSSNPMTHQFRMKVSFDYKGYQVYPGMYAQVTVK; this comes from the coding sequence ATGAAAAAGATCGCTCTTTTAATTGCACTGTTTGCTGCGGCATTGAGTGGTGCCGAACTGACGTTGACCGGAAGTGTGGTTTCCGACAATCAGAAGATGATGACAAGCCGCTATATGGGGTTTGTAAAAAAAGTTTACGTTGTCGAGGGGCAGCGTGTCAAAAAGGGACAGCTCCTCTATACGATCGATTCCAAGGAGATCGACAGTGCGAAATCGCAGGTTGAACTCGCTATTTCGCAGGCGGAACTGGCCCTGCAGATGAACCGCAACCAGTACAACAACATTCTGACCAACCTGGCACGACATGAACGCCTTTTCAAAAAGGGGATGGTTTCGAAATATGAGTTGGAAAATCTGCAGCTTGCCGCCGAAAATACGAAGGCGATGATAGAAATTGCCGAAAAACAGGTTGAGCAGGCGAGAGCGAAGCTCAAAGAGGTTCTAAGCCAATATAAATATCTCGAAGTCCGAGCACCCAACAACGGCGTTGTCGTTGAAAAGAGAATCAATGCCGGAGAGATGGCGATGCCGGGAATGCCAGCCATTGTCCTGACCGATCTTAGCCGACTTAAAATCATGACGGAGATCTCCGAGAGCAACCTTAAAGACGTAAAAGTAGGAGAGAAAGTACTGGTGGAAATTCCCTCTATCGGATATGAAAAAGAGGGCAGAGTCTATGCGATCATTCCCAGCTCCAACCCGATGACACACCAGTTCAGAATGAAAGTATCGTTTGATTACAAAGGATATCAGGTCTATCCGGGGATGTATGCCCAGGTTACGGTCAAGTAA
- a CDS encoding DJ-1 family glyoxalase III: MAKVCVPLAAGFEEIEAVSLIDVMRRGGIEVVVAGVNEDLVTGANGITVKADTDIKNVIADELDMIVLPGGWGGTHVLAENETVQQLLRDMQAKEKIVGAICAAPFALKQAGVLSEHYTCYPSVEEQIGKEGYTDSEKVVIDGNVMTSRGPGTAICFGLAIVRKLVGEETYQQLKEGLLADYC; this comes from the coding sequence ATGGCAAAAGTTTGTGTTCCATTGGCAGCGGGTTTCGAAGAGATCGAAGCTGTCAGTCTTATCGACGTCATGCGGCGTGGTGGCATCGAAGTGGTCGTTGCAGGTGTCAATGAAGATCTCGTGACCGGCGCCAACGGAATTACCGTCAAAGCCGATACCGACATCAAAAACGTGATAGCGGACGAACTCGATATGATCGTTCTTCCCGGCGGATGGGGCGGAACGCACGTCCTTGCCGAAAATGAAACGGTTCAACAGCTTCTTCGCGATATGCAGGCGAAAGAGAAGATCGTCGGTGCGATCTGCGCGGCACCGTTCGCCCTGAAACAAGCAGGCGTGTTGAGCGAACACTATACCTGTTACCCGAGTGTCGAAGAGCAGATCGGGAAAGAGGGATATACCGATAGCGAGAAGGTCGTTATCGACGGTAACGTCATGACGTCACGCGGACCGGGCACGGCCATCTGTTTCGGCCTGGCCATCGTACGAAAACTGGTGGGCGAAGAGACCTACCAACAGCTCAAAGAGGGCTTGCTGGCAGACTACTGTTGA
- a CDS encoding efflux RND transporter permease subunit, with protein sequence MQESKSYQPQDVAGKLARGFLHNPLTPILGIFLLLIGYISLEIMPREEDPQISVAGGTIIVPMPGATPREIENIIVNPLERKIREIKGVEHIYGIAMDNVGVVNVMYYIGEDREKANLNLYDKVMQNMNLLPKGAMQPLVKPFDVDIDIPIMAITFYKKENAPISDTELFKIVREIQQDLNRIDSVSKTEIKGGCKEQYNIEVDLGKLSGYHLSLGQIVQAIKALAVDVPDVKGRTQEGKLVIFGIKNAIESVRDVENLIVAQYMGSPIYLKNVAKISAGNDIQNFQSVEITERKGNAFTPLNRAVTLTLGKLAGANAVVIADEVKARMQEYKPRLEKEGVGFTITRDYGKRANDAVNELVDHILITIVIISVMLVFFLGWKESLIVTFTVPAILAITLFIAYLTGQTINRITLFAFLLSLGLLVDAAIIVIENIHRHLHSHDAVDKDMDEIMVEATDEIGAPTNIATLAIILTMVPMAFVGGMMGQFMKPIPANVPVALVASLIVAYIFTPYLGRRLLKKPHLHHHHHHWQKDEKRVEGGAE encoded by the coding sequence ATGCAAGAGAGTAAAAGCTATCAGCCGCAGGATGTTGCAGGAAAGCTCGCACGCGGTTTTCTGCACAATCCGCTTACACCGATTCTCGGTATATTTTTGTTGTTGATCGGATATATTTCGCTCGAAATTATGCCACGGGAAGAGGATCCGCAAATCTCCGTTGCCGGCGGCACGATCATCGTTCCTATGCCGGGCGCGACACCTCGGGAAATTGAAAATATTATCGTCAATCCGCTCGAAAGAAAGATTCGTGAGATCAAAGGGGTCGAACACATCTATGGAATTGCCATGGACAATGTTGGTGTCGTGAATGTTATGTACTACATCGGTGAAGATAGAGAGAAAGCGAATCTGAATCTCTACGATAAAGTGATGCAAAACATGAATCTGCTTCCCAAAGGGGCAATGCAGCCACTTGTCAAGCCATTCGATGTCGATATCGATATTCCGATTATGGCGATCACCTTTTATAAAAAAGAGAATGCCCCCATCAGCGATACCGAACTCTTCAAGATCGTAAGAGAGATACAGCAGGATCTCAATCGAATCGACAGCGTCTCGAAGACAGAAATCAAGGGCGGATGCAAAGAGCAGTACAATATCGAAGTCGATCTTGGAAAACTTTCTGGATACCATCTCTCTTTGGGCCAGATCGTTCAGGCGATCAAAGCGTTGGCCGTGGACGTTCCCGATGTCAAAGGGCGCACGCAAGAGGGCAAACTTGTCATTTTCGGCATCAAAAATGCCATCGAGAGTGTACGTGATGTTGAAAATCTCATCGTAGCACAATATATGGGTTCACCGATCTATCTGAAAAACGTCGCGAAAATCAGTGCAGGTAACGATATACAGAACTTTCAAAGTGTCGAGATTACAGAACGAAAGGGCAATGCTTTTACCCCTCTCAATCGTGCGGTCACATTGACACTCGGCAAGTTGGCCGGTGCCAATGCTGTCGTGATCGCTGATGAGGTAAAAGCGCGTATGCAGGAGTACAAACCACGCCTTGAAAAGGAGGGTGTTGGTTTTACGATAACACGCGACTACGGAAAGCGCGCCAACGATGCGGTCAACGAACTGGTGGACCACATTCTCATCACGATCGTCATTATCTCGGTCATGCTCGTCTTTTTCCTCGGATGGAAAGAGTCGCTCATCGTTACGTTCACCGTTCCGGCGATTCTCGCGATTACACTTTTTATTGCCTATCTGACGGGGCAGACGATCAACCGTATCACACTCTTTGCCTTTCTGCTCTCGCTGGGGCTTTTGGTTGATGCGGCGATTATCGTGATCGAAAACATCCACCGTCATCTGCATTCCCATGACGCCGTTGACAAAGATATGGATGAGATCATGGTCGAGGCGACCGACGAGATCGGTGCGCCAACCAATATCGCGACACTCGCGATCATACTGACGATGGTTCCGATGGCGTTTGTCGGAGGGATGATGGGACAGTTTATGAAACCGATTCCCGCCAACGTTCCGGTTGCGTTGGTGGCTTCACTGATCGTCGCCTATATCTTTACACCGTATCTTGGGCGCAGGTTGCTCAAAAAACCGCATTTGCACCACCATCACCACCATTGGCAAAAAGATGAAAAACGGGTAGAAGGAGGTGCCGAATGA
- a CDS encoding efflux RND transporter permease subunit, whose translation MKRFEQFVFNILGSKKKQWTVILLTLVALAGSIMMLPTKVVLAKMLPGKSANTFSIYVNAPTDSSIEETRRISECVVSFLQKESEVTDTEVYLGQGAPLDYAGLVKGSAFKNSENVAEIVVNLTDKHEREEPSFMMVHRLRPIIKSNCEAIKKDTVIQMIEQPAGPPTLAAVVAEIYGRNHESTYALSKKIAKIFKSTDGLVDIDIMADDPYKKFELIPNADKIARSGLSVEQVNKILYLAFEGMVIAHKNSRNYPDQIGLFVRLSDKTRRLRDHSKAALQSKLASLKLMNQKGLLVPMSEVVTIKEVDASPTIMQKNLRRMINVTAETDLVSQVYPLLDARSRIMEELSSQYEITTTDYLFNLRLKDKKTGEIFDLKWDGEMKVTLDTFRDLGAAFIAALILIFLLLVVYYKNFTISGIVLAGSFLSIIGVIIGHWVADLVTEHTFFLTATSLIGFIALMGISSRNSLLLIDFAKALMAEKGFDKQHAIAVASATRAKPIMLTAIAIILGSALLASDPIFGGLGVALISGTVAAVIVSLIFIPVLMYRAKAMDFDK comes from the coding sequence ATGAAACGGTTCGAACAGTTCGTTTTTAATATTTTGGGATCGAAAAAGAAGCAGTGGACCGTCATTCTTTTGACACTTGTCGCACTTGCCGGATCGATTATGATGCTGCCTACGAAAGTAGTGTTGGCCAAGATGCTGCCGGGCAAGAGTGCCAACACATTCTCTATCTATGTCAATGCTCCGACCGACAGTTCGATCGAGGAGACACGGAGAATCAGCGAGTGTGTGGTTTCGTTTTTGCAAAAAGAGAGTGAAGTGACCGATACGGAGGTTTATCTTGGGCAGGGAGCCCCTCTCGACTATGCGGGCCTGGTAAAAGGCTCGGCATTCAAAAATAGCGAAAATGTCGCGGAAATTGTCGTGAATCTGACGGACAAACACGAACGGGAAGAGCCCTCATTTATGATGGTACACCGTTTGCGTCCCATCATCAAGAGCAATTGCGAAGCGATCAAAAAAGATACCGTCATCCAGATGATCGAACAACCGGCCGGACCGCCAACTCTGGCTGCCGTTGTTGCCGAAATCTACGGAAGGAACCATGAGAGTACCTATGCCTTGAGTAAAAAGATCGCAAAGATATTCAAATCGACGGATGGACTGGTGGATATCGATATCATGGCTGACGATCCTTACAAAAAGTTCGAACTGATTCCCAATGCCGACAAGATCGCCCGATCCGGCCTGAGTGTCGAACAGGTCAACAAGATACTCTATCTCGCTTTCGAGGGGATGGTTATCGCACATAAAAACAGTCGCAACTATCCCGATCAGATTGGGCTTTTTGTACGCCTCAGCGACAAGACACGACGTCTTCGCGACCACAGCAAAGCGGCGCTTCAGAGCAAACTCGCATCACTGAAACTTATGAATCAGAAAGGGTTGCTGGTTCCAATGAGCGAAGTCGTCACGATCAAGGAGGTGGACGCCTCTCCGACAATCATGCAGAAGAATCTGCGTCGTATGATCAATGTCACGGCGGAGACCGATCTTGTCTCACAGGTCTATCCACTGCTCGATGCACGAAGCAGGATCATGGAAGAGCTTTCAAGTCAGTATGAGATCACGACGACCGATTACCTTTTCAATCTTCGTCTGAAGGACAAAAAAACAGGTGAGATCTTCGATCTGAAATGGGATGGCGAGATGAAAGTGACACTCGATACATTCCGAGACCTTGGCGCGGCTTTCATCGCGGCGCTTATTCTGATCTTCCTGTTGCTTGTCGTTTATTACAAAAATTTCACCATCAGCGGTATCGTGCTAGCAGGTAGCTTCCTCTCCATTATCGGGGTTATCATTGGTCACTGGGTTGCCGACCTCGTGACGGAACATACATTTTTCCTGACGGCCACATCGTTGATAGGCTTTATCGCCCTGATGGGTATCAGTTCGCGAAACTCCCTTCTGCTCATCGATTTCGCCAAGGCATTGATGGCTGAGAAGGGATTCGACAAGCAGCATGCCATTGCCGTTGCGAGTGCGACACGGGCCAAACCGATCATGTTGACCGCCATCGCGATTATTCTCGGTTCGGCACTGCTTGCGAGCGATCCAATCTTCGGCGGCCTCGGTGTTGCACTCATTTCAGGTACCGTGGCCGCTGTCATTGTATCGCTGATCTTTATTCCTGTTCTTATGTACCGAGCCAAAGCGATGGATTTTGACAAATAA
- a CDS encoding shikimate kinase: MGKRNIVLIGFMGVGKGALAREIVRHEPALYALDTDDMIESLTNTKIKKIFATAGEAAFRALEQKTADWLAENVTNAVISTGGGFYKVDNLKAIGTVVYLQADFNWIVERILGAHNAKKKLKKRPLFQDLEKAKKLFDERYEAYEKVADIVVDVSKGDLETIAEELLKEVR, encoded by the coding sequence ATGGGGAAACGAAACATTGTTCTGATCGGATTCATGGGTGTCGGAAAAGGTGCACTGGCGAGGGAGATCGTCAGGCATGAACCCGCTTTGTACGCTCTCGATACCGATGACATGATCGAAAGCCTCACCAACACCAAGATAAAGAAGATTTTCGCGACAGCCGGAGAAGCGGCATTCAGGGCACTCGAACAGAAAACCGCCGACTGGCTCGCCGAAAACGTCACAAACGCCGTCATCTCCACTGGCGGAGGCTTCTACAAAGTCGACAATCTCAAAGCCATCGGAACCGTCGTCTATCTCCAAGCGGATTTCAACTGGATCGTCGAGCGCATTCTGGGCGCACACAATGCAAAGAAAAAATTGAAAAAACGCCCGCTTTTTCAGGATCTCGAAAAAGCGAAAAAACTCTTCGACGAGAGGTATGAAGCGTACGAAAAGGTCGCGGATATCGTCGTCGACGTAAGCAAAGGCGATCTTGAAACGATTGCCGAAGAGCTCCTGAAAGAGGTGCGATAA
- the efp gene encoding elongation factor P gives MATIGMSDLKKGIRLEIDGQPYRVTEYQHVKPGKGAAFVRIKIKSLSTGRVIEKTVHAGDKFETPNLEQKTMQYLYDDGEMLQFMDTTTYEQIGLTHEQVGEDVIKFMDEGFTVDILFHNGKPITVELPQVVELEVVETPPNFKGDTSSGSRKPATLKTGAVVQVPYHILEGDKIRVDTTEGKYLDKVK, from the coding sequence ATGGCAACAATCGGCATGAGCGACCTGAAAAAAGGGATTCGACTCGAGATTGACGGACAACCTTACCGCGTTACGGAGTATCAGCATGTCAAACCGGGGAAAGGTGCAGCTTTCGTACGTATCAAGATCAAATCGCTCTCGACTGGACGTGTGATTGAAAAGACTGTCCATGCCGGCGATAAGTTCGAGACGCCGAACCTCGAGCAGAAGACGATGCAGTATCTTTATGACGATGGAGAGATGTTGCAGTTTATGGATACAACCACCTATGAGCAGATTGGCTTGACGCATGAACAAGTCGGTGAAGATGTCATCAAATTCATGGATGAAGGATTCACTGTCGATATCCTTTTCCATAACGGAAAACCGATCACAGTCGAGCTTCCACAGGTCGTGGAGCTTGAAGTGGTCGAAACACCACCGAACTTCAAAGGCGATACATCGAGCGGAAGCCGAAAGCCTGCTACACTCAAAACGGGTGCGGTCGTTCAGGTCCCCTATCATATTCTCGAAGGTGACAAGATTCGTGTCGATACAACCGAAGGCAAGTATCTCGATAAAGTGAAGTAG
- a CDS encoding Hpt domain-containing protein — MLDIIMFGAIALMLMIVIGLLVVILKEHRHGDKSFDLYLKQSQRELREDEEKRVAEPKNFPTEKMPQEIERSETARQESRERRGPRRIEPLVQTDKSEETPSGNRDVSSATTSPVIKLAEPCEIEENVSSEMERKLIEEIEKRGYGSFSHARLVEGMGLSPEEADEFVIELIHQLEDAVNQIEESMKENAFEEIEHITHGVKGAALNIGNGGVAELLVDFNTYMKSGRDPQIVRAYLNRLKQAISDLKVEYSQVA, encoded by the coding sequence ATGCTGGATATCATTATGTTCGGTGCCATTGCGCTCATGCTGATGATCGTGATCGGCCTACTTGTCGTCATTCTCAAAGAGCACCGCCATGGTGACAAATCATTCGATCTCTATCTGAAACAGTCACAACGGGAGCTTCGGGAAGATGAAGAAAAGAGGGTCGCGGAACCGAAAAATTTTCCGACAGAAAAGATGCCACAGGAGATCGAGCGATCCGAAACAGCGAGACAAGAGAGTAGGGAGCGACGAGGTCCCCGAAGAATCGAACCACTTGTACAGACTGATAAGTCAGAAGAGACTCCAAGCGGGAACAGAGATGTTTCCTCCGCCACGACGTCACCTGTCATAAAACTCGCTGAACCCTGCGAAATAGAGGAAAACGTTTCATCCGAAATGGAGCGTAAGCTGATCGAGGAGATAGAAAAGAGAGGCTATGGAAGTTTCAGCCATGCCCGTCTTGTCGAAGGAATGGGTTTGAGTCCCGAAGAAGCGGACGAGTTCGTCATAGAACTGATCCATCAGCTCGAAGATGCCGTCAACCAGATCGAGGAGTCGATGAAGGAGAACGCCTTCGAAGAGATCGAACATATCACCCATGGGGTGAAAGGTGCCGCACTGAATATCGGGAACGGCGGTGTCGCCGAGCTTCTCGTGGACTTCAATACCTATATGAAAAGTGGTCGAGATCCACAGATCGTCAGAGCGTATCTAAACCGTCTCAAACAAGCCATAAGCGATTTGAAGGTAGAATATTCACAAGTCGCTTAA